A stretch of the Bacillus sp. B-jedd genome encodes the following:
- a CDS encoding DUF2536 family protein, producing MNLNFDLIEDKIEFFDATNLKTLEQKIASQIEVNKAIMLQVESVSHQMHVNENGQTYFTAAVHFKLKK from the coding sequence TTGAACCTGAATTTTGACTTAATCGAAGATAAAATTGAATTTTTTGATGCGACCAATTTGAAAACACTGGAGCAGAAGATCGCCTCCCAAATTGAAGTGAACAAGGCGATTATGCTTCAGGTCGAATCTGTATCACACCAGATGCATGTGAACGAAAACGGCCAGACTTATTTTACAGCAGCCGTGCATTTCAAATTAAAAAAATAG
- a CDS encoding DUF1510 family protein, translating to MDNQYQGGNRSRYRAKRKKTNIILNSLIAIVVLLILAVGFSIFAGNDDAAPPKQADKTEAGKKAEKPDADSGGSTGQAASDENNNQDERVTDDSEASENESAEEEKANEDENSSADAVVTDGGSSPNVKRTIENPAWKPAGTSQSGSHEVTIQKGSPDWNDMHNALAQAIGTDTNNMTTWWLERDRSSDGGAIGTVTAKGSDQAYRVYIQWVDGQGYKPVKVEELHENDKK from the coding sequence ATGGATAATCAATATCAGGGCGGAAACCGCTCGCGATACCGTGCGAAAAGAAAAAAGACAAATATTATATTAAATAGCCTTATTGCCATAGTTGTTCTTTTAATCCTTGCAGTCGGCTTCAGTATTTTTGCGGGAAATGATGACGCAGCTCCCCCAAAACAAGCGGATAAAACTGAAGCGGGAAAGAAAGCTGAAAAGCCGGACGCGGATTCCGGAGGGAGTACTGGGCAGGCAGCCAGTGATGAAAATAACAACCAGGATGAAAGGGTAACGGATGATAGTGAAGCGAGTGAAAATGAAAGCGCAGAGGAAGAAAAAGCGAATGAGGATGAGAACTCTTCTGCGGATGCCGTTGTGACGGACGGCGGAAGTTCCCCGAATGTGAAAAGGACAATCGAGAATCCGGCCTGGAAACCAGCCGGGACAAGCCAGTCCGGCTCTCATGAAGTGACCATTCAAAAAGGAAGTCCAGACTGGAATGACATGCATAACGCGCTTGCCCAAGCGATTGGGACTGATACAAACAATATGACAACCTGGTGGCTGGAAAGGGACAGGAGCTCTGATGGAGGGGCGATTGGCACAGTAACGGCCAAGGGCAGCGACCAGGCATACCGAGTTTACATTCAATGGGTAGACGGGCAGGGGTATAAACCGGTCAAAGTGGAAGAATTGCATGAAAATGATAAGAAATAA
- a CDS encoding peptidoglycan D,D-transpeptidase FtsI family protein, translating into MWKKRAAGMCVIFISCIFILLLRLVQLQLWQPENFSSRHINLIEESVRQRSQEVSINDGRGAILDRHGTPLTYERKAVLILFPFLQKMDWPYEKIAAILGYDGEELLEAVKGAKEPVTIGGRQPKELTLGQIQAINALEIPGVFAAERNIPFEKVPASQLIGLSGENAELAKERYPNKPIPSRTVIGLSGLQKSFDEFLIGEGGTKLVFQVDGGGGPLFGSNARYTEPENSLYPASLKLTIDLGIQRKAEELADRHGIKKGGLVLLDIGTNSILAIVSRPEPDNKNPFSGGGFSNLMLKEQIIGSVFKTVIAAAAIDKGLAKPPRLFDCSRKINGEPDPVYHYGMLDFEESFARSCNNTFAQLAKELQKADSGTIEEYASKLSLTDGVGWEGNVFHQARFRQLPGEEKGRIFLDGQERKDANYAALTGIGQKEVRATPLAVANMMATIARDGLKEQVRAVSEIEYQDGLPMYAFQQNALGGPQLEVSTAKELQKMLRRVVTDPNGTGRWFSGLPYEAAGKSGTAETGRFSESGQYHNKWFAGYFPFGKPRYALVTVNLDVMGDEGGVNPLFADMVNFLYTYDQQAE; encoded by the coding sequence ATGTGGAAAAAACGGGCCGCTGGCATGTGCGTAATTTTTATTTCATGTATATTTATTCTTCTGCTCCGGCTTGTACAGCTTCAGCTTTGGCAGCCGGAGAATTTTTCATCAAGGCATATTAATCTTATTGAAGAAAGTGTCAGACAACGATCCCAGGAAGTATCAATTAACGATGGCAGGGGAGCCATCCTTGACAGGCATGGAACCCCTCTAACTTACGAAAGAAAGGCTGTGCTGATCCTTTTTCCTTTTTTGCAAAAAATGGACTGGCCCTATGAAAAGATTGCCGCCATTTTAGGATACGACGGGGAGGAATTGCTTGAAGCCGTAAAGGGGGCAAAAGAGCCGGTCACAATCGGGGGGCGGCAGCCAAAGGAGCTTACGCTTGGGCAGATTCAAGCAATCAATGCACTGGAGATTCCTGGTGTATTTGCGGCCGAACGGAATATTCCTTTTGAAAAAGTACCGGCAAGCCAGTTGATAGGTTTGTCGGGAGAAAACGCGGAGCTTGCGAAAGAACGTTATCCGAACAAACCAATACCTTCGAGGACGGTCATCGGTTTATCAGGGCTGCAAAAAAGCTTTGATGAATTTCTGATCGGGGAAGGAGGGACAAAGCTTGTTTTTCAAGTAGATGGGGGCGGAGGGCCCTTGTTTGGTTCTAATGCAAGGTATACAGAACCGGAGAACTCTTTATATCCCGCAAGCTTAAAGCTGACAATTGACTTGGGGATCCAGCGAAAAGCAGAAGAGCTTGCAGACAGGCATGGCATAAAAAAAGGCGGCCTAGTCCTCCTGGATATTGGAACAAACAGTATCCTTGCCATCGTATCACGGCCGGAACCGGATAATAAAAATCCCTTCAGCGGAGGAGGCTTTTCCAATCTAATGCTAAAGGAACAAATCATCGGATCTGTTTTTAAAACTGTGATTGCTGCCGCTGCGATTGACAAAGGACTTGCCAAACCACCAAGATTATTTGATTGCAGCAGGAAGATAAATGGGGAGCCGGATCCTGTTTATCATTACGGCATGCTCGATTTTGAAGAGAGTTTTGCGAGAAGCTGCAATAATACCTTCGCCCAGCTCGCAAAAGAATTGCAAAAGGCAGACTCAGGAACGATTGAGGAGTATGCATCGAAATTATCACTGACCGATGGGGTTGGCTGGGAAGGCAATGTCTTTCATCAAGCTCGTTTCCGGCAGTTGCCTGGAGAGGAAAAAGGGAGGATATTTCTTGATGGGCAGGAGCGGAAGGATGCAAACTATGCCGCTTTGACTGGAATCGGCCAGAAGGAAGTGCGGGCGACTCCGCTTGCCGTTGCCAATATGATGGCCACAATTGCAAGGGATGGATTGAAAGAACAGGTCAGGGCTGTTTCGGAAATCGAATATCAAGATGGATTGCCTATGTATGCATTTCAACAAAACGCACTCGGAGGGCCACAGCTTGAAGTATCCACCGCCAAAGAGCTCCAAAAAATGCTAAGAAGGGTGGTCACAGACCCTAACGGGACAGGCAGATGGTTCTCAGGCCTTCCATATGAAGCAGCCGGGAAGTCGGGAACGGCGGAAACAGGAAGGTTTTCAGAAAGCGGCCAATATCATAATAAATGGTTTGCGGGTTATTTTCCTTTTGGAAAACCACGTTATGCTCTCGTGACAGTCAATCTTGACGTAATGGGGGATGAAGGAGGCGTCAATCCTCTATTCGCCGATATGGTAAACTTTTTATATACTTACGATCAGCAGGCAGAGTAG
- the greA gene encoding transcription elongation factor GreA: MATEKVFPMTQAGKDKLVQELEQLKTVKRKEVVERIKIARSFGDLSENSEYDSAKEEQAFVEGRITTLENMIRNAKIIQESELAGDTVTLGRSVTFVELPDGEEESYTIVGSAEADPFEGKISNDSPIARSLMGKKVGDTVSVQTPGGEMTVKIVTIK; encoded by the coding sequence GTGGCAACTGAAAAAGTATTTCCAATGACACAGGCGGGTAAGGATAAATTGGTACAGGAGCTTGAGCAACTGAAAACCGTTAAGCGTAAAGAGGTCGTTGAAAGAATCAAAATAGCCCGCAGCTTCGGGGACTTGTCCGAGAACTCAGAGTACGATTCCGCCAAAGAAGAACAGGCTTTCGTCGAAGGCCGGATTACCACTCTTGAAAATATGATCAGGAACGCGAAAATCATACAAGAAAGTGAATTGGCAGGCGATACAGTGACTTTGGGAAGAAGTGTCACTTTTGTTGAGCTGCCGGATGGCGAAGAGGAATCCTACACAATTGTGGGCAGTGCGGAAGCTGATCCTTTTGAAGGTAAGATTTCCAACGATTCTCCGATTGCCAGAAGCCTTATGGGCAAAAAAGTAGGCGATACTGTTTCTGTGCAGACGCCTGGCGGAGAAATGACGGTAAAAATCGTCACCATTAAATAA